In one Bosea sp. RAC05 genomic region, the following are encoded:
- a CDS encoding helix-turn-helix transcriptional regulator, whose product MSMIFSLPSAAALQPLPPPAELGQDHAPGSAKPLFIIDADLRVHFSNPSAAALAREGLGGNGRLICSDKLFAARLQTWLKRRCSGAASEEIRLPLVLRCGRQTIVDAVHLAGAGMDVFVLTVDDPQRMIDRKVDEVAEACGLTPTEARMLGLVVKGLDTVVAAKKLGIARTTARTHLQRLFAKTGTARQSELVRFVATFIEEAA is encoded by the coding sequence ATGTCAATGATCTTCAGCCTCCCCTCCGCCGCGGCGCTGCAGCCGCTCCCGCCGCCTGCCGAACTCGGGCAGGATCATGCGCCGGGCAGCGCCAAGCCGCTCTTCATCATCGACGCCGATCTGCGCGTCCATTTCAGCAATCCAAGCGCGGCGGCTCTGGCGCGCGAAGGCCTCGGCGGCAATGGGCGCCTGATCTGCTCGGACAAGCTCTTCGCGGCGCGGCTGCAGACCTGGCTGAAGCGTCGCTGCTCCGGGGCGGCTTCGGAAGAGATCCGCCTGCCGCTCGTCCTGCGCTGCGGCCGCCAGACCATCGTCGATGCCGTTCATCTCGCCGGCGCCGGCATGGATGTGTTCGTGCTGACCGTCGACGACCCGCAGCGCATGATCGACCGCAAGGTCGACGAGGTCGCCGAGGCCTGCGGGCTGACCCCGACAGAGGCGCGCATGCTCGGCCTCGTCGTCAAGGGCCTCGACACCGTCGTCGCCGCCAAGAAGCTCGGCATCGCCCGGACGACCGCCCGCACCCATCTCCAGCGCCTCTTCGCCAAGACCGGGACGGCGCGTCAGAGCGAACTCGTGCGCTTCGTCGCGACCTTCATCGAAGAGGCCGCCTGA
- a CDS encoding branched-chain amino acid ABC transporter ATP-binding protein/permease, with the protein MTPAQRDHAPLFIAAAGLLALPFLMDVIGLGTTSATEIVVFAIACMALNILVGTTGLVSFGHGAWFGLAAYAAGLIQRNWLPGQFALPILLAVLFVGLIAFAFGALILRRKGVYFSLLTLALAAMTYSVAFRWTAVTGGEDGLGGIKRPLFLGIDFEQASSFYVLVALIGMAVVYGLWRFHRSPVGTVLVAIRENEQRARFLGYATDRYKLIAFTLSAALTGLAGSLLLFNNRMTSAEPISVAFSGELLAMVVIGGMRSFLGPALGALFFVIFRDYLSSITPNWLFWFGLLFVGFIVFSPTGIVGFGERLLRPFRKSVVGDAAMSERKAGTVTLPAFMKPSDPTDGPILTARGLAKSFGGIKAVEGVDITMADRRLHALIGPNGAGKTTAFNLISGLFPPDRGEVRLRERAIGGMSPEAITQAGIGRAFQITNLFPTLSVEENVRLAVQARAEARFGFWRPAGALDEVNDQTATVIDTMGLRGIETAEAGSLSYGGQRLLDMSLALATKPRVLLLDEPLAGLAAAERERVGNLIKSISTDLPVLLVEHDIDRVFAIADHVTVMNEGSVLVDGTVEDARSSPRVQEIYIGSGAHALAEKPRQSAARSPVLLGLDKVDTFYGKSHILRQVTLDVHENEIVALLGRNGAGKSTLLKTITGIAPPASGTITLAGRDIAGQPPASIARAGIAYVPQGRGLFAGMSVKDNMELGRLKRVTGNGTHWDDDKIFAFFPRIKQRWHSPADYLSGGEQQMVAVARALSGDTRILLLDEPFEGLAPAVVEELFEAFDKLRQEIGIVIVDHHLDLALALSDRTVVLERGSVVHTGPSRALSQDLALRRQVLWL; encoded by the coding sequence ATGACACCCGCACAGCGCGACCACGCGCCGCTCTTCATCGCCGCCGCCGGCCTGCTCGCCCTGCCCTTCCTGATGGATGTCATCGGGCTCGGCACGACCTCGGCGACGGAGATCGTCGTCTTCGCCATCGCCTGCATGGCGCTGAACATCCTCGTCGGCACCACGGGCCTTGTCTCCTTCGGCCATGGCGCCTGGTTCGGGCTCGCCGCCTATGCCGCCGGGCTGATCCAGCGCAACTGGCTGCCGGGCCAGTTCGCCCTGCCGATCCTCCTGGCTGTGCTGTTCGTCGGCCTGATCGCGTTTGCGTTCGGGGCGCTGATCCTGCGCCGCAAAGGGGTCTACTTCTCGCTCCTGACGCTGGCGCTGGCGGCCATGACCTATTCGGTCGCCTTCCGCTGGACGGCGGTAACGGGCGGCGAGGACGGGCTCGGCGGCATCAAGCGGCCGCTCTTCCTCGGCATCGATTTCGAGCAGGCCTCGTCGTTCTACGTCCTCGTGGCGCTGATCGGCATGGCGGTGGTCTACGGCCTCTGGCGCTTCCATCGCTCGCCCGTCGGCACCGTGCTGGTCGCGATCCGCGAGAACGAGCAGCGGGCCCGCTTCCTCGGCTATGCCACCGACCGCTACAAGCTGATCGCCTTCACGCTCTCGGCGGCGCTGACGGGTCTCGCCGGCTCGCTGCTGCTGTTCAACAACCGGATGACCTCGGCCGAGCCGATCTCGGTCGCCTTCTCCGGCGAATTGCTGGCGATGGTGGTGATCGGCGGCATGCGCTCCTTCCTGGGGCCGGCGTTGGGCGCGCTGTTCTTCGTGATCTTCCGCGACTACCTCTCCAGCATCACGCCGAACTGGCTGTTCTGGTTCGGCCTGCTCTTCGTCGGCTTCATCGTGTTCTCGCCGACCGGCATCGTCGGCTTCGGCGAGCGCCTCCTGCGGCCCTTCCGCAAGTCGGTCGTGGGCGATGCGGCGATGTCGGAGCGCAAGGCGGGCACCGTGACGCTGCCGGCCTTCATGAAGCCGAGCGATCCGACCGACGGGCCGATCCTGACCGCGCGGGGGCTCGCCAAGAGCTTCGGCGGCATCAAGGCGGTCGAGGGCGTCGACATCACCATGGCCGATCGCCGGCTGCATGCGCTGATCGGCCCCAACGGCGCCGGCAAGACCACGGCGTTCAACCTGATCTCCGGCCTGTTCCCGCCCGATCGCGGCGAGGTGCGGCTGCGCGAGCGCGCGATCGGCGGGATGTCGCCCGAGGCGATCACGCAGGCCGGCATCGGGCGCGCCTTCCAGATCACCAATCTGTTCCCGACGCTGTCGGTCGAGGAGAATGTGCGGCTCGCCGTCCAGGCCCGCGCCGAGGCGCGCTTCGGCTTCTGGCGGCCGGCCGGCGCGCTCGACGAGGTCAACGACCAGACCGCGACCGTGATCGACACGATGGGCCTGCGCGGCATCGAGACGGCGGAGGCCGGATCGCTGAGCTATGGCGGCCAGCGCCTGCTCGACATGAGTCTGGCGCTCGCCACGAAGCCGCGCGTGCTGCTGCTCGACGAGCCGCTGGCGGGCCTGGCGGCGGCCGAGCGCGAGCGCGTCGGCAATCTGATCAAGTCGATCTCGACCGACCTGCCGGTGCTGCTCGTCGAGCACGACATCGACCGTGTCTTCGCCATTGCCGACCATGTGACGGTGATGAACGAGGGCTCGGTGCTGGTCGACGGCACGGTCGAGGATGCGCGCTCGTCGCCGCGCGTGCAGGAAATCTATATCGGCTCGGGCGCGCATGCGCTGGCCGAGAAACCGCGCCAGAGCGCCGCGCGCAGCCCCGTGCTGCTCGGCCTCGACAAGGTCGACACCTTCTACGGCAAGAGCCACATCCTCAGGCAGGTCACGCTCGACGTGCATGAGAACGAGATCGTCGCGCTGCTCGGCCGCAACGGCGCCGGCAAGTCGACCCTGCTCAAGACCATCACCGGCATCGCCCCGCCGGCGAGCGGCACGATCACGCTGGCGGGCCGCGACATCGCCGGCCAGCCGCCAGCCTCAATCGCGCGCGCCGGCATCGCCTATGTGCCGCAGGGCCGCGGGCTGTTCGCGGGCATGAGCGTCAAGGACAATATGGAGCTCGGCCGGCTCAAGCGCGTCACCGGCAACGGCACGCATTGGGACGACGACAAGATCTTCGCCTTCTTCCCGCGCATCAAGCAGCGCTGGCATTCGCCGGCCGACTACCTGTCGGGTGGCGAGCAGCAGATGGTGGCGGTGGCGCGCGCGCTCTCGGGCGACACCCGCATCCTCCTGCTCGACGAGCCTTTCGAGGGGCTGGCGCCGGCCGTCGTCGAGGAGTTGTTCGAGGCCTTCGACAAGCTCCGCCAGGAGATCGGCATCGTCATCGTCGACCACCATCTCGACCTCGCGCTGGCGCTCTCGGACCGCACCGTCGTGCTCGAGCGCGGCAGCGTCGTCCATACCGGCCCGTCGCGGGCGCTGAGCCAGGATCTCGCGCTGCGCCGGCAGGTGTTGTGGCTGTGA
- a CDS encoding 5-oxoprolinase subunit PxpA, translated as MTTVDLNADLAEGFGAYRCGDDAAMLQIVTSANVACGLHAGDPEIMAQAFSIARERGVAVGAHPGFPDLWGFGRRRIPFSTGEIERLVAYQIGAAAALASYAGHRITYVKPHGALGNISCEERPVADAIARAIKAVDPGLALLGTALTAQVAAGEAAGLRVHQEIFADRGYTEEGQLVGRHLPGAMITDAREAAERVVAMVQEGALITLSGRRLPTGIDSICVHGDSDHAVATARAVRAALEQAGIRIAAFR; from the coding sequence ATGACGACCGTCGATCTCAATGCGGACCTCGCCGAAGGCTTCGGCGCCTATCGCTGCGGCGACGACGCCGCCATGCTCCAGATCGTGACCTCGGCCAATGTTGCCTGCGGGCTGCATGCCGGCGATCCCGAGATCATGGCGCAGGCCTTCTCGATCGCCAGGGAGCGCGGGGTCGCGGTCGGGGCGCATCCGGGTTTTCCGGATCTCTGGGGCTTCGGCCGGCGGCGGATTCCCTTCTCGACGGGCGAGATCGAGCGGCTCGTCGCCTATCAGATCGGCGCGGCGGCGGCACTCGCCAGCTATGCCGGCCATCGCATCACCTATGTGAAACCGCATGGCGCGCTCGGGAACATCTCCTGCGAGGAGCGGCCGGTGGCCGATGCGATCGCGCGGGCGATCAAGGCGGTCGATCCCGGCCTCGCCCTGCTGGGCACGGCGCTGACCGCCCAGGTCGCGGCCGGCGAGGCGGCCGGGCTGCGGGTCCATCAGGAGATTTTCGCTGACCGGGGCTACACCGAGGAGGGGCAACTGGTCGGGCGCCACCTGCCGGGCGCGATGATCACGGATGCACGGGAAGCCGCCGAGCGCGTCGTCGCGATGGTGCAGGAGGGGGCGCTGATCACGCTTTCCGGGCGACGGCTGCCGACGGGGATCGACTCCATCTGCGTCCATGGCGATTCCGACCATGCGGTCGCGACGGCGCGCGCGGTCCGGGCGGCGCTGGAGCAGGCCGGCATCCGCATCGCCGCCTTCAGATGA
- a CDS encoding short-chain dehydrogenase/reductase, with protein sequence MDLKLSGRRVLITGGSKGIGAACARVFLAEGCSVVLVARDAARLAATASSLGSANRVTTHAADLSAAAERTALAAAFPEIDILVNNAGAIPAGGLLDLSMETWEQAWALKVMGYIHLTQLYLAAMKDRGTGAIVNIIGGAGRSPRYDYICGGTGNAALMAFTGAVGGRSVEWGVRVFGINPAQTRTDRIISLSRTRAQIRLGDAERWEEMLTGLPLNRLIEPEEIANAAAFLSSPACGYVSGTVLDVDGGGAFRG encoded by the coding sequence ATGGATCTGAAACTGTCCGGGCGGCGCGTGCTGATCACCGGGGGATCGAAGGGAATCGGCGCGGCCTGCGCGCGCGTCTTCCTGGCCGAGGGTTGCTCGGTCGTGCTGGTTGCGCGCGACGCCGCGCGCCTGGCCGCGACGGCATCCTCGCTGGGCTCGGCCAACCGGGTCACGACGCATGCGGCGGATCTGTCGGCGGCGGCGGAACGGACGGCCCTGGCCGCAGCCTTTCCCGAGATCGACATCCTCGTGAACAATGCCGGCGCCATCCCCGCCGGCGGCCTGCTCGACCTCTCGATGGAGACCTGGGAGCAGGCCTGGGCGCTGAAGGTGATGGGCTATATCCACCTGACGCAGCTCTACCTCGCCGCCATGAAGGACCGGGGAACGGGCGCGATCGTCAACATCATCGGCGGCGCCGGGCGCAGCCCGCGCTATGACTACATCTGCGGCGGGACGGGCAATGCCGCGCTGATGGCCTTCACCGGCGCAGTCGGTGGACGCTCGGTCGAGTGGGGCGTCCGGGTCTTCGGGATCAACCCCGCCCAGACCCGCACCGACCGGATCATCTCGCTAAGCCGGACCCGGGCGCAGATTCGGTTGGGCGACGCGGAGCGCTGGGAAGAGATGCTGACCGGCCTGCCGCTGAACCGGCTGATCGAGCCGGAGGAGATCGCCAATGCCGCGGCGTTCCTGAGTTCGCCCGCCTGCGGCTATGTCAGCGGCACGGTGCTGGACGTCGACGGTGGCGGCGCCTTCCGAGGCTGA
- a CDS encoding anhydro-N-acetylmuramic acid kinase, whose product MDRLRQESLTALGVISGTSMDGIDVSIVTSDGLDAVSFGAGASYPYRDGTRAALQALIAQAERALTEPLHELEAEVTADHLAAIRRFIAEHEIDPAGIDLVGLHGQTVYHRPQQRFTRQLIDGPAIAAALGIATVDRFRHADVAAGGEGAPFAPLYHRALAQGMEQPVMVLNLGGVGNVTWIEGEEVIAFDTGPASALLDDFVLRRLGRPYDADGALAASGRIHEDLVAAFMDNPFFDRPAPKSLDRNEFHRRAQIVEPLSDADGAATLAAFTVESLVAALRHVPRAPRRWLVGGGGRLNRHLMQRLSSRLGVPVEPVEAAGWDGDALEAQLFAYLAIRSVKGLPLSLPGTTGVPWPLTGGRLNRA is encoded by the coding sequence ATGGACCGACTTCGGCAGGAGAGCCTCACCGCGCTGGGCGTCATCAGCGGCACCTCGATGGACGGCATCGACGTCTCGATCGTGACCAGTGATGGGCTCGATGCCGTCAGCTTCGGAGCCGGCGCCTCCTACCCCTACCGCGACGGCACGCGCGCGGCGCTCCAGGCGCTGATCGCCCAGGCCGAGCGGGCCCTGACCGAGCCGCTCCATGAGCTGGAGGCGGAGGTCACCGCCGATCATCTCGCCGCGATCCGGCGCTTCATCGCCGAGCACGAGATCGATCCCGCCGGCATCGATCTCGTCGGCCTGCACGGACAGACCGTCTATCACCGCCCGCAGCAGCGCTTCACGCGCCAGCTCATCGACGGCCCTGCCATCGCAGCAGCGCTCGGCATCGCGACCGTCGACCGCTTCCGCCATGCCGATGTCGCCGCCGGCGGGGAGGGCGCTCCCTTCGCGCCGCTCTATCACCGGGCGCTGGCGCAGGGCATGGAGCAGCCCGTGATGGTGCTGAACCTCGGGGGTGTCGGCAATGTCACCTGGATCGAAGGCGAGGAGGTCATCGCCTTCGATACGGGCCCTGCGAGTGCGCTGCTCGACGACTTCGTTCTGCGTCGGCTCGGGCGGCCCTATGATGCGGATGGGGCGCTCGCCGCGAGCGGCCGCATCCACGAGGATCTGGTCGCGGCCTTCATGGACAACCCCTTCTTCGACAGGCCCGCGCCGAAATCGCTTGACCGCAACGAGTTTCATCGCCGCGCCCAGATCGTCGAGCCGCTCTCGGATGCCGATGGCGCCGCGACGCTGGCGGCCTTCACGGTCGAGAGCCTGGTCGCGGCCCTGCGCCATGTGCCGCGCGCGCCGCGCCGCTGGCTGGTGGGTGGGGGCGGGCGGCTCAACCGCCATCTGATGCAGCGCCTGAGCTCCCGGCTCGGCGTCCCGGTCGAGCCGGTCGAGGCCGCGGGCTGGGATGGTGACGCGCTCGAGGCGCAGCTCTTCGCCTATCTCGCCATCCGGTCCGTGAAGGGCCTGCCGCTCAGCCTGCCGGGAACAACCGGCGTGCCCTGGCCGTTGACGGGCGGCAGGCTCAACCGCGCGTGA
- a CDS encoding 5-oxoprolinase subunit B family protein, producing MSDMVAAGPVFLDAGESALVVEFGRSVDPALSDRVLALDAALAAAPPEGLRELVPTYRSLMIHYDPLRLDRARLVGLVEERLGAASADLRPGALWTIPCCYAPPHGEDLAEMAALLGMPPERAADLHAAARYRIYMYGFSPGFTYLGGLPEPLAISRRARPRPPHDSKVVLVGGGLSAIASFAMPTGWYVVGRTPERLYAPERASAFLFEPGDSLRFEAIDPATFAALEARAEAGEVVARRTPA from the coding sequence ATGAGCGACATGGTGGCCGCCGGCCCCGTCTTCCTCGATGCGGGCGAATCGGCGCTCGTCGTCGAGTTCGGCCGCAGCGTCGATCCCGCGCTCAGCGACCGCGTCCTGGCGCTCGATGCGGCGCTGGCGGCCGCGCCTCCCGAGGGCCTGCGCGAGCTGGTGCCGACCTATCGCTCGCTGATGATCCATTACGATCCGCTCCGGCTCGATCGCGCCCGGCTCGTCGGCCTGGTCGAGGAGCGGCTGGGAGCGGCGTCGGCCGACCTCCGGCCGGGCGCGCTCTGGACCATCCCGTGCTGCTATGCGCCGCCGCATGGCGAAGACCTCGCCGAGATGGCGGCGCTGCTGGGGATGCCGCCTGAGCGGGCCGCCGATCTGCACGCCGCGGCGCGCTACCGCATCTACATGTACGGGTTCTCGCCGGGCTTCACCTATCTCGGGGGGCTGCCGGAACCGCTGGCGATCTCGCGGCGGGCCCGGCCTCGCCCACCGCATGACAGCAAGGTGGTGCTGGTGGGAGGCGGCCTGAGCGCCATTGCCAGCTTTGCGATGCCGACGGGCTGGTATGTCGTCGGCCGCACGCCGGAGCGGCTCTATGCTCCGGAGCGGGCGAGCGCCTTCCTGTTCGAGCCGGGGGACAGCCTGCGCTTCGAGGCGATCGATCCCGCCACCTTCGCGGCGCTGGAGGCGCGCGCGGAGGCGGGCGAGGTCGTGGCCCGGCGGACGCCCGCATGA
- a CDS encoding biotin-dependent carboxyltransferase family protein, which translates to MTALRILSCGPGITVQDGGRHGYLRYGVTVAGPMDALAHAVANRALGNREDAAALEVSLGGIELTAEEGPLTIAVAGGAFQTTLDDQPLPAAVVATLEPGAKLRLRAGAAGMWCYLAVAGDLDLPAVLGSRATHARTGMGGLDGRMLQVGDRIAVSPPGRGAADGGAIVAPLLDRPADIVRVLPGPQQDYFAEDQVAAFLAGPWRISPRGDRMACFLEGPVLRHAGGFNIPSDGVAMGAIQVPGEGQPIVLMADRQSTGGYPKIATVIGADLGRLAQARPGTEIAFRAVSHGEAVRALAEQRAFLDAPIAIEPLRRDRFSSEFLLGRNLVGGWIDARRPG; encoded by the coding sequence ATGACGGCCCTGCGCATTCTCTCCTGCGGGCCCGGCATCACGGTGCAGGATGGCGGCCGGCACGGCTATCTCCGCTATGGCGTGACGGTGGCCGGCCCGATGGACGCGCTTGCTCATGCCGTCGCCAACCGCGCCTTGGGGAACCGGGAGGACGCCGCGGCCCTCGAGGTCTCGCTCGGCGGCATCGAGCTCACTGCCGAGGAAGGCCCGCTGACGATCGCTGTCGCAGGGGGGGCCTTCCAGACGACACTCGACGACCAGCCCCTGCCGGCGGCGGTGGTCGCCACGCTCGAACCCGGTGCGAAGCTGCGGCTGCGCGCCGGCGCGGCGGGCATGTGGTGCTATCTGGCCGTCGCAGGCGACCTCGATCTCCCCGCCGTTCTCGGCTCGCGCGCGACGCATGCGCGCACGGGCATGGGTGGCCTCGACGGGCGGATGCTACAGGTCGGCGACCGGATTGCGGTCTCGCCGCCGGGCCGGGGCGCAGCGGATGGCGGGGCGATCGTCGCACCGCTGCTCGACCGGCCGGCCGACATCGTCAGGGTGCTGCCCGGCCCGCAGCAGGACTACTTCGCCGAAGACCAGGTGGCGGCCTTCCTGGCCGGGCCCTGGCGAATCTCGCCGCGCGGTGACCGCATGGCGTGTTTTCTCGAAGGCCCGGTCCTGCGCCATGCGGGGGGCTTCAACATCCCCTCCGACGGCGTCGCCATGGGCGCTATCCAGGTTCCCGGCGAAGGCCAGCCCATCGTGCTGATGGCGGACCGCCAGTCGACCGGGGGCTACCCCAAGATCGCGACCGTGATCGGCGCCGATCTCGGCCGCCTCGCCCAGGCGCGTCCGGGAACCGAGATCGCCTTCAGGGCCGTGTCGCATGGCGAGGCGGTCCGCGCCCTGGCGGAGCAGCGGGCGTTCCTCGATGCGCCGATCGCGATCGAGCCGCTCAGGCGGGACCGGTTCAGCTCCGAATTCCTGCTCGGCCGGAACCTCGTCGGCGGCTGGATCGACGCGCGGCGGCCCGGCTGA
- a CDS encoding DUF1330 domain-containing protein, producing the protein MAKGYWIARVDVDSEEEYARYRALNAVAFAKYGAKFLVRGGEYKLARGEGRKHNVVLEFKDEATARACYASPEYQEAVKHLALVGKVDLVIIGGYDGAQPGE; encoded by the coding sequence ATGGCCAAGGGCTACTGGATCGCTCGGGTCGACGTCGACAGCGAGGAAGAATATGCGCGCTACCGCGCCCTGAATGCGGTGGCCTTCGCCAAATACGGGGCGAAGTTCCTGGTGCGCGGCGGCGAGTACAAGCTCGCCCGCGGCGAGGGCCGCAAGCACAACGTCGTCCTCGAGTTCAAGGACGAGGCGACGGCGCGCGCCTGCTACGCCTCGCCCGAGTACCAGGAGGCGGTGAAGCACCTCGCTTTGGTCGGCAAGGTCGATCTCGTCATCATCGGCGGCTATGACGGGGCCCAGCCGGGCGAATAG
- a CDS encoding methyl-accepting chemotaxis protein, with product MPTVQMSNDIEAELLRRHLRLNMHVNSTDAAVLAGYEDDIRKETAEIEAMRVKLAPVLVQAQSREALKRYEALVPTYRTGMEQVLELSRKGDKAAAAVRLRELRPVLASMEKAIADLTGHIAGRANSVIVSAESEYRSSLYLLIALASLAALVSVGAILIVIRRIASPIVATTAAMNELAKGNLDTTIRHADREDEIGTMAKALEIFRESLVKVRALEEQERAAAERRLARAQSMEAVVSDVGEVVAAAAAGDFSARLQIDQADEQMQKLVAGINEINAVVDSATSEFARTLSAVAAGDLTVRVDAAYRGKFAELKGAINETVERLSSTVKTIQVTSADVGLAAREINMGADDLSKRTEEQASSLEETAATTEELAASVKASAQASREAASIADEAMKAAQTGGAIAGKAVDAMARIEDASTKISDIIRVIDDIAFQTNLLALNAAVEAARAGDAGKGFAVVASEVRTLAQRSGEAAKDISALISSSNTEVGEGVKLVRQAGEALEQILSASRKVAATIADISAASGEQANGIDEMSQAVAHLDEMTQQNAALAEQSAASAGSLSNRIGQLNDLVAAFRTEGGSAVRSAPLSSEPARLRQLAESAFSAAKSAPRSRPAPAPAKKVANSRGGDAGWAEF from the coding sequence CTGCCCACCGTCCAGATGAGCAACGACATCGAGGCCGAACTGCTCCGCCGACATCTGCGCCTGAACATGCATGTCAATTCGACCGATGCCGCTGTACTGGCGGGATACGAGGACGACATCCGCAAAGAAACCGCAGAGATCGAGGCGATGCGGGTGAAGCTCGCACCGGTATTGGTGCAGGCGCAGAGCCGGGAGGCATTGAAGCGCTATGAAGCCCTCGTGCCGACCTACCGGACTGGCATGGAGCAGGTGCTCGAACTCTCCCGCAAGGGCGACAAGGCCGCAGCGGCTGTCCGCTTGCGCGAGCTGCGACCGGTGCTCGCTTCAATGGAGAAGGCGATCGCAGACCTGACGGGCCACATCGCCGGTCGTGCGAATAGCGTCATCGTCTCGGCCGAAAGCGAATACCGCAGCAGCCTTTACCTGCTGATCGCGTTGGCCAGTCTCGCAGCCCTCGTCAGCGTCGGCGCCATCCTGATCGTCATCCGGCGCATCGCCAGCCCGATCGTCGCCACCACCGCGGCCATGAACGAACTCGCCAAGGGCAATCTCGACACGACCATTCGCCACGCCGACCGCGAGGACGAGATCGGCACGATGGCCAAGGCCCTCGAGATCTTCCGCGAGAGCCTGGTCAAGGTTCGCGCGCTCGAGGAGCAGGAGCGCGCCGCAGCCGAGCGGCGCCTGGCCCGGGCCCAGTCGATGGAAGCGGTCGTCAGCGATGTCGGCGAGGTCGTGGCGGCAGCGGCGGCGGGCGATTTCTCGGCGCGGCTGCAGATCGACCAGGCCGACGAGCAGATGCAGAAGCTCGTCGCCGGCATCAACGAGATCAACGCGGTGGTGGATTCCGCCACCAGCGAGTTCGCCCGCACGCTTTCGGCGGTCGCCGCCGGCGATCTGACGGTGCGGGTCGATGCCGCCTATCGCGGCAAGTTCGCCGAGCTCAAGGGCGCGATCAACGAGACGGTCGAGCGGCTCTCCTCGACGGTCAAGACGATCCAGGTCACCTCGGCCGATGTCGGTCTCGCCGCCCGCGAGATCAACATGGGCGCTGACGACCTGTCGAAGCGCACGGAGGAGCAGGCCTCCTCCCTGGAGGAGACCGCGGCGACGACCGAAGAGCTCGCGGCCTCGGTGAAGGCCTCGGCCCAGGCGTCGCGCGAGGCGGCCTCGATCGCCGACGAGGCGATGAAGGCGGCGCAGACCGGCGGCGCCATCGCTGGCAAGGCCGTCGACGCGATGGCCCGGATCGAGGACGCCTCGACCAAGATCTCGGACATCATCCGCGTCATCGACGATATCGCCTTCCAGACCAACCTGCTGGCGCTGAACGCAGCCGTGGAAGCGGCCCGCGCCGGCGATGCCGGCAAGGGCTTCGCGGTCGTCGCCTCCGAGGTCCGCACGCTCGCGCAGCGCTCTGGCGAGGCGGCCAAGGACATCTCGGCCCTGATCTCCTCCTCCAACACCGAGGTCGGCGAGGGCGTGAAGCTCGTCCGCCAGGCCGGCGAGGCGCTGGAGCAGATCCTCAGCGCCTCCCGCAAGGTCGCCGCCACCATCGCCGACATCTCGGCGGCGTCGGGCGAGCAGGCCAATGGCATCGACGAGATGAGCCAGGCCGTCGCCCATCTCGACGAGATGACCCAGCAAAACGCCGCGCTCGCCGAACAGAGCGCCGCCTCCGCCGGTTCGCTCTCCAACCGCATCGGACAGCTCAACGACCTCGTCGCCGCGTTCAGGACCGAGGGTGGATCCGCGGTTCGCTCCGCGCCCCTGTCGAGCGAGCCCGCGCGCCTGCGCCAGCTCGCCGAATCGGCCTTCTCCGCGGCGAAGTCGGCCCCGCGCAGCCGGCCCGCTCCGGCCCCGGCCAAGAAGGTCGCCAACAGCCGTGGCGGCGATGCGGGTTGGGCCGAGTTCTGA
- a CDS encoding 3-hydroxyacyl-CoA dehydrogenase: protein MTSIAIVGSGLIGRAWATVFASHGCSVALHDVAPGAAEAARAHIGTNLEELAGHGLVEDPKGSLSRIRVARDLADVLTGADLVQENGPETVAAKQQLFAEMDALCPPSTILASSTSFIMASVFSETLVGRARCLVAHPVNPPHLVPIVELAPALWTDPAVVERAKAIYEQAGQVPIVLRKEKPGFVLNRLQAVLLAEAFRIVGEGVASAEDVDKTIRDGLGLRWSFMGPFETIELNAPGGIPDYCARYSASLDRMVKSSEGLGNPFDTATVETVMSEWRGAQSPERVKRLSDWRDTRLAALQAHKRASVAKPE from the coding sequence ATGACCAGCATCGCCATCGTCGGTTCGGGCCTGATCGGCCGCGCCTGGGCCACCGTCTTCGCCAGCCATGGCTGTTCCGTCGCGCTGCATGACGTCGCGCCCGGCGCGGCGGAGGCGGCGCGCGCCCATATCGGCACCAATCTCGAGGAACTCGCGGGCCATGGGCTGGTCGAAGACCCCAAGGGCTCGCTGTCGCGCATCCGCGTCGCCCGCGACCTCGCCGATGTCCTGACCGGCGCCGACCTCGTGCAGGAGAACGGGCCGGAGACCGTCGCGGCCAAGCAGCAGCTCTTCGCGGAGATGGATGCGCTCTGCCCGCCCTCGACCATCCTGGCGTCCTCGACCTCCTTCATCATGGCCTCGGTGTTCAGCGAGACCCTGGTGGGCCGGGCGCGCTGCCTCGTCGCGCATCCGGTCAACCCGCCCCATCTCGTGCCGATCGTCGAGCTGGCGCCGGCGCTCTGGACCGACCCGGCGGTGGTCGAGCGGGCCAAGGCGATCTACGAGCAGGCCGGCCAGGTGCCGATCGTGCTGCGCAAGGAAAAGCCCGGCTTCGTTTTGAACCGCCTGCAGGCCGTGCTGCTGGCGGAGGCCTTCCGCATCGTCGGCGAGGGCGTCGCCAGCGCCGAGGATGTCGACAAGACGATCCGCGATGGCCTGGGCCTGCGCTGGTCCTTCATGGGGCCGTTCGAGACGATCGAGCTCAACGCGCCCGGCGGCATCCCCGATTACTGCGCGCGCTATTCGGCCTCGCTCGATCGGATGGTGAAGTCGTCCGAGGGGCTCGGCAATCCGTTCGACACCGCGACGGTCGAGACCGTGATGAGCGAGTGGCGCGGCGCGCAGTCGCCCGAGCGGGTGAAGCGCCTCAGCGACTGGCGCGACACGCGGCTGGCGGCGCTGCAGGCGCACAAGCGCGCCTCGGTCGCCAAGCCGGAATGA